In the genome of Populus nigra chromosome 19, ddPopNigr1.1, whole genome shotgun sequence, the window agataatgaaaaataagcttcAATTTTCAATATCATCGTCCATTTTTCTCATTAGAAATCTAGAACTTGAGCTGTACAAAGTGCGAGGGCTTTCCACCAACCAATAAGATCTGGCACCTCCATTCTAATGGGAATTTAACATTGTGTTCAAATCCCAAGTTTAAATCATTGGGCATGCCTTGAGAAAATAAGGCGCTTTTGCTTTTCCATCAAAACAGGGAACATGCACTAAGAATAGACAGGTAAGCTTTTAACCTCCTTCCCATACCATTCTACTCCAATGAATTGCCTTCTTCCTTGAATATACAAACGTGCACACAAGTGAATCTAGAGACAATTTGAACTTTTGAGATAGAAGGTAGGCTTCATAGCATAGCTGGCCATTCCTGCATATCAACAATAATGCATCTTTCTCCCATGTACTTCACTACAAAAAACTTGGGTTTTCAGGCAATGACCATCTAAAAGAAAAGCACTACCTCTCATTTCTACCTATGCCCACTAGCATTTGCGTGCTACTTGCCAGCTTAGCACTGCTAAATATCAcattaaaacaaatccaaaggctcacttaaaataatatgaaggtGCTAAGGAGGCATGTTAAATTGACGTAATCATCCAATTTATTGGATAGCAGATAACATATCACTAATTTCATCAGACACTTACAGCCATGGGTCATCTCCGACAACCATAACATCATTCTCACTGTCAGTATACAAGATTCGCCATCCTTCCTCAGGATTTCGTAAAAGACCCTCCATGCTAAATAGTCGCTCTAGTTCATTCAAGAGATCACTATAGCCATTCAGCCTTGAAAGATCAATAGCTCTTCCGACCAAGCTACCTTGCTTGTGAACCTTCAACAAATTTATGTTAAAATGAGCAGGCTCCAGGTCAAGAAATCGTAATTTACTGTCTAGTTTTAATTCTAATGTAGCTTACCTTTGTGCAACTCCTCTTACTAGTGTTCTGCGAATTTGGAGATGTTTCTGCATTCAAGGAGAACCCAAAAATTTTGCAGCCAGTAGCATTCCCATTAAAAAAGTCATCCTTTTGGTTTCTTAGATTTGCACATAAAGCCGGTGCAGCAGAAATACTTTCTTGTGTCTTATACTCGCTTGATTGATTAGACTTTCTAACTTCTTCCCTAACCACACAAGTCTGAATAGAAGATGTATTGAAATGGGCATTTTCTCTAGAGAAGATAGCATAAGATTGTGTTCTGGGATCTTGACCATTTTTGTATACATCTCCATAGGGAAAGTACATACTTCTAAGGCTTTCCGCTGCTACAGGATAGAAAGCGGGTCTTGGTCCTGGATACATCTGGAAAGAACTGCGTCCAATATTGGGCTTTCCCAAAGCACCAACAGAACTCAACGAGCGTATTTCTTGACCTTGCAAGACCTTCAGGAACCTATCAGATTCCATGAATCCTGTGTGGGTGGCAGGGTGAGCTCTAGTTAACTCACTGATTTTAGCCTTCTCTATTCCTGACAATATGAGATTTTGTTGTGCTTTATTCCGCACCTCAAAATCCAGTGGATGGTTTACAGTATCACATCGATACACAGGTGATAGCAAACCAACATTTTCTTGACCTTGCAAGACCTTGGAGGATCTTACAGACTCCTTGAAATCCAAAAACCCACCCCCTCCTGCAGCAGGAAAAAGAGATTTAAAAgctaaagaaattaaagtaaataaaaagaaaagaggaatgTTGATCTCTTAGTTAAAGATTTATACCAGCTATGGGCTTATCAGGTGGGGCTGCTTGCAGCCCAGTCCGCAGTTTCTTCAACCTTGGTGAAGATTGAATAATCAAGGGTGGGAGTGAAACAGAAGCGTCAATTTCCCATGGGGAAACTCGTTCTTGATGATCACTGATGACATCTTCATCCCATCTAACCTGTTAAATGGTAGAGCACACGAGTCTACTAAATAGATCACAAAAAAGGTCAAAAGATAACCAACAGTTTTCAAGCTTCTATTTTCACTACTAAACAATGGAAATGCGAAGAAAAGAAATGGCATGCATGCGAAGGCAGCAGTATTCCTTGACAAGATATATTAAGTCCTACACAAAAACCTGCCTATTCAATGATGTAACAATATGTGTGCCCTGTAGATTTTGCAAAATTTTCAGAATGCACAAAGGTTGTCATCAACAATTGGCTTATGTGGGGGCAAGGGAATTTCCTTAGTGATCCTGACAAATAGGTGAAAATCAATGTTGAGAACAGTATCTGCCTGGTAGAGCGCAAAATCTTGAGAAAGAACAAAGATTGTCATCAATAACTGGATTGTGTGAGTTGACAATTAGTTGGTGTTGTGATCCTTGATTCTGATAGTCATTTAGAGATGCTCTGGCCGTGTATTAGTTAGCTTGCAATTTCTGTTATTTCTAATATTTGTTGATGTCGCAGAAACTGTTAGTTAGTTAGTTGCAAAGATCTTGGACTTGTCAGGACCAAGTGTTAAAAAGCTTACAAAATGAAGATATATTCCTCAAGTAACAAGAATAACAGTTGATTTTTCAGTTAtaaattctctcttttctctcttgttttcttcttcttctacttcatTGTTAAGAGACTTTCAACTAAGAAAGTCTCTTGACAGGTGAAAATCAATGTTGAGAAACTATATGTTTTTCATAAAGCAACCATGGTTGAGAAGCTCAACGAGGAGGCTTGATCTATTTAGATGCAAACCAAAAGAGATTGAATTCGAGGTGGTAGATGAAATGAAGGACTATGTGAAGAAACATGGCAAACAAAATCATCCAATTAGAATGATACATAAGCAAACTGTAACTCTCACCATTAAGCACCTCCATTTTGAGTTGGGCCACTTATAGGGATCCAAGTCACCTGTTCCAGTTACTACACCACTACACCTGCAACAAGGCAGAAAGAATATCATATTCTTTGAAAGAATATCACCACAGGAAAATGAATTAGTCTTGCCATTTAACTGAATCATACTAGACCTTCTTTCAGGAGAATCATccatttcaaatctcattttgaATCTTGTCCCGATGCAAACTGCATTGGTGATGCTTTTTATATACTTTTGGAAGGGTACAACAAACACTGCATGAGTGGCCCTGCAATTCaacaattttgaaaaaccttcttttttttatcaagaactAGCCTGACaaacaattaaaacatttcCAAGAATTGCAGAGAAAACTACATCCCTGTAATATATCCATGTATGCAATAGCTATTAGCAAAAGACGTGAACTCatggatttgattttaaattcacTTCTATTCGATCCTCCAGGGCCCCTGTTACCTAA includes:
- the LOC133680010 gene encoding auxin response factor 4 isoform X2, which translates into the protein MEIDLNHPVTEVEKNSFCTNGDSSSSSNSSSSPVSSSIYLELWHACAGPLTSLPKKGNVVVYFPQGHLEQLASSSPFSHRDMPNFDLHPQIFCKVVNVQLLANRENDEVYTRLTLLPQPEVVGQDLEGKELKELGVDGEGDDASPTKSTPHMFCKTLTASDTSTHGGFSVPRRAAEDCFPSLDYKQQRPSQELVAKDLHGVEWRFRHIYRGQPRRHLLTTGWSIFVSQKNLVSGDAVLFLRGEGGELRLGIRRAARPRNGLPDSVTGKQNSLPSALSLVSNAISTKSVFTVSYSPRATHAVFVVPFQKYIKSITNAVCIGTRFKMRFEMDDSPERRCSGVVTGTGDLDPYKWPNSKWRCLMVRWDEDVISDHQERVSPWEIDASVSLPPLIIQSSPRLKKLRTGLQAAPPDKPIAGGGGFLDFKESVRSSKVLQGQENVGLLSPVYRCDTVNHPLDFEVRNKAQQNLILSGIEKAKISELTRAHPATHTGFMESDRFLKVLQGQEIRSLSSVGALGKPNIGRSSFQMYPGPRPAFYPVAAESLRSMYFPYGDVYKNGQDPRTQSYAIFSRENAHFNTSSIQTCVVREEVRKSNQSSEYKTQESISAAPALCANLRNQKDDFFNGNATGCKIFGFSLNAETSPNSQNTSKRSCTK
- the LOC133680010 gene encoding auxin response factor 4 isoform X1, coding for MEIDLNHPVTEVEKNSFCTNGDSSSSSNSSSSPVSSSIYLELWHACAGPLTSLPKKGNVVVYFPQGHLEQLASSSPFSHRDMPNFDLHPQIFCKVVNVQLLANRENDEVYTRLTLLPQPEVVGQDLEGKELKELGVDGEGDDASPTKSTPHMFCKTLTASDTSTHGGFSVPRRAAEDCFPSLDYKQQRPSQELVAKDLHGVEWRFRHIYRGQPRRHLLTTGWSIFVSQKNLVSGDAVLFLRGEGGELRLGIRRAARPRNGLPDSVTGKQNSLPSALSLVSNAISTKSVFTVSYSPRATHAVFVVPFQKYIKSITNAVCIGTRFKMRFEMDDSPERRCSGVVTGTGDLDPYKWPNSKWRCLMVRWDEDVISDHQERVSPWEIDASVSLPPLIIQSSPRLKKLRTGLQAAPPDKPIAGGGGFLDFKESVRSSKVLQGQENVGLLSPVYRCDTVNHPLDFEVRNKAQQNLILSGIEKAKISELTRAHPATHTGFMESDRFLKVLQGQEIRSLSSVGALGKPNIGRSSFQMYPGPRPAFYPVAAESLRSMYFPYGDVYKNGQDPRTQSYAIFSRENAHFNTSSIQTCVVREEVRKSNQSSEYKTQESISAAPALCANLRNQKDDFFNGNATGCKIFGFSLNAETSPNSQNTSKRSCTKVHKQGSLVGRAIDLSRLNGYSDLLNELERLFSMEGLLRNPEEGWRILYTDSENDVMVVGDDPWLEFCNVATKIHIYTQEEVEKMTIGITGDDTQSCLDQAPVIMEASKSSSVGQPDCSPTVIRV